The following is a genomic window from Mesotoga sp. Brook.08.105.5.1.
CGACTGCCCCGCTGCCAAGTCCTCCGAAAGCCGTCCTGTAGAAGAGAGTCCCGAGAACGTCAGTAGTTCTGTAAGGACCAGCCTGTACGCCCACAAGAGCGTATACCATGTCGAATATATTGAAACTCCATATGAAAATGAGAATTGCTAGCGTTCTGAAAGTTGAAAACGTCAGAGGGAATATTATTCTCCACGTAATCTTCCAGTTGTTGGCACCATCAATGTAAGCGGCCTCTATCAATTCAGGCGATATATCAAGTATCGCAGCGAGAATAACGAGTACATAGAACCCAAGATTTCGCCAAACATTCACCAGAATAATCGTCGTGAGAGCAGTACTTGCCTGACCCAGCCACGGCTGTGCGAATCTTCCAAGCCCTACAAGTTTTAGAAGCTGGTTAACAAGGCCTGCTTGAGGATTCAGGAAGAGCACCCACATGAATCCCACAAGAACCAGAGGTATCATATTCGGAATGTATGTGACCACTCTGAACACTCCGGCTCCCTTTATCTTGCTTGCCAGCATAAGTGCAATAAGGAATCCGAGTCCCAGCTCAAAGATTACAAGCATGATGAAGAAATAAACGTTATGTGAGAATGCATTGAACAGTTCTTTGGAAAAGCTTCCGGTAAAAAGCGTACGGAAGTTCTTTAAACCGACGAAGGTCCTCGGCCCTACACCAGACCAGCTGAAAAAGCTCAGTATG
Proteins encoded in this region:
- a CDS encoding sugar ABC transporter permease — protein: MQIKLRYLLVFILPALILYSMFIIYPLIDSLILSFFSWSGVGPRTFVGLKNFRTLFTGSFSKELFNAFSHNVYFFIMLVIFELGLGFLIALMLASKIKGAGVFRVVTYIPNMIPLVLVGFMWVLFLNPQAGLVNQLLKLVGLGRFAQPWLGQASTALTTIILVNVWRNLGFYVLVILAAILDISPELIEAAYIDGANNWKITWRIIFPLTFSTFRTLAILIFIWSFNIFDMVYALVGVQAGPYRTTDVLGTLFYRTAFGGLGSGAVDMGLGASVTVFIFTIVMPVSILYVYIVEKRQRSA